In the genome of Oncorhynchus clarkii lewisi isolate Uvic-CL-2024 chromosome 4, UVic_Ocla_1.0, whole genome shotgun sequence, one region contains:
- the LOC139407424 gene encoding dihydrolipoyllysine-residue succinyltransferase component of 2-oxoglutarate dehydrogenase complex, mitochondrial-like: MLSHSRCLSRTLGRSLSALSQGNNVLAGRTASGLSVGNRVVYRNSQSRFESPSSVGFFHIRYFKTSAAHRDEVVTVNTPPFSESITEGDVRWEKAVGDSVKEDEVVCEIETDKTSLQVPSPAAGVITELLVPDGGRVEAGNPLFKLKKGAAAAASVPAAEAPAAAAAPTPAAIPVAMPAVPPVPTQAAQAKPVSAVKPSAPAPAEPAAHGARTESRVKMNRMRLRIAQRLKEAQQTCAMLTTFNEIDMSNIQEMRKLHKDAFLKRHNIKLGFMSAFVKASAHALMDQPSVNGVIDDTTKEIVYRDYVDISVAVATPKGLVVPVIRNVETMNFADIEKTINGLGEKARNNLLAVEDMDGGTFTISNGGVFGSMFGTPIINPPQSAILGMHGIFDRPVAIGGKVEIRPMMYVALTYDHRLVDGREAVTFLRKIKSVVEDPRVLLLDM, translated from the exons ATGTTATCGCATTCCCGATGTCTTTCCCGGACACTCGGGCGGTCTCTGTCTGCGTTAAGTCAG GGGAATAATGTGCTGGCTGGAAGGACTGCTTCAG GCCTATCCGTTGGCAACAGGGTTGTCTACAGGAACAGTCAGTC TAGATTTGAATCTCCATCATCAGTTGGTTTCTTCCACATCAGATACTTCAAGACGTCTGCAGCACACA GGGATGAAGTTGTCACCGTCAACACCCCTCCGTTCTCTGAGTCGATCACAGAAGGGGACGTCAGGTGGGAGAAAG CTGTTGGAGATTCAGTGAAAGAGGATGAGGTGGTGTGTGAGATCGAGACTGACAAG ACCTCGCTGCAGGTGCCGTCTCCGGCGGCCGGTGTGATCACCGAGCTGCTCGTGCCAgacggagggagagtggaggCCGGGAATCCCCTCTTCAAACTCAAAAAAGGAG CTGCAGCAGCCGCTTCTGTCCCTGCAGCAGAGGCCCCTGCAGCAGCCGCTGCTCCAACCCCGGCTGCCATCCCTGTCGCCATGCCCGCGGTGCCTCCCGTGCCAACACAAGCAGCCCAAGCCAAACCTG TTTCTGCAGTCAAGCCCAGCGCACCAGCACCAGCAGAACCAGCAGCCCATGGGGCCAGGACGGAGAGCAGG GTTAAGATGAATCGAATGAGGCTGAGGATCGCTCAGAGGCTAAAAGAGGCTCAGCAGACTTGTGCCATGCTCACCACCTTCAACGAGATAGACATGAG CAACATCCAGGAGATGAGGAAGCTCCATAAAGATGCTTTCCTGAAACGACACAACATCAAGCTGGGTTTCATGTCGGCCTTCGTTAAGGCTTCAGCACACGCTCTCATGGACCAGCCTTCTGTCAATGGAG TGATTGATGATACAACCAAAGAGATCGTGTACAGGGATTATGTTGACATCAGTGTGGCTGTGGCTACTCCCAAG GGACTGGTTGTACCGGTTATTCGCAACGTAGAGACCATGAACTTTGCTGACATTGAGAAAACCATCAACGGT ctgggAGAGAAG gCTCGTAATAATTTGCTGGCTGTGGAGGACATGGACGGAGGAACCTTCACCATCAGTAACGGAGGAGTGTTTGGTTCCATGTTCGGCACGCCCATCATCAACCCGCCCCAGTCAGCCATCTTGGGCATGCACGGTATCTTCGACAGGCCTGTGGCCATCGGCGGCAAG GTGGAGATCCGGCCCATGATGTACGTGGCTCTGACCTACGACCATCGGCTGGTCGACGGCAGAGAGGCCGTCACCTTCCTGCGTAAGATCAAGTCAGTGGTTGAAGACCCCCGTGTTCTACTGCTCGACATGTGA